From Novipirellula artificiosorum, the proteins below share one genomic window:
- a CDS encoding glutamate synthase-related protein, whose amino-acid sequence MGRKLLYPRDFGLVTAGSGNTTHVGVNYNNLRIQGGVYGAKGLPPGLSDSADDCVFPNVSVETEYGSKIKTKARVPLMTGALGSTIIAAKYWESFATGAALVGFPIVVGENVVGVDRQSVIEKGCVKKAPELDRRIDTFLRYYDGFGAVIVQLNVEDTRNGVAEYVVDKYGDKVTIELKWGQGAKNIGGEIQVSTYDYAMFLKERGYVVDPDPSLPEVKDAFDRNAIRAFARHSRLGYTDLRSEAAVHENFMQSVDYLRGLGYERITLKTGSYGMEGLAMAIKYASETNLDLLTIDGSGGGTGMSPWNMMETWGVPSVLLHAKANQYGQILANAGKNVVDMAFAGGLAREDHLFKALALGAPFTKLICMGRALMIPGFVGSNVEGVLKGEEGEAIVDGELVRRDTVHGTWDKLPATVREIGHSADEIFAGYHEVQNRLGKDEMKNVPYGAIAIWTLADKLAAGLQQLMAGARKFSLSQVDRSDIVAANRETEEETGIAFITDVDDDKARQLLMS is encoded by the coding sequence GTGGGGCGCAAACTGCTCTATCCCCGTGACTTTGGATTGGTCACGGCCGGCAGCGGCAACACCACGCACGTCGGCGTGAATTACAACAATTTGCGAATCCAAGGTGGTGTTTACGGTGCAAAGGGGCTTCCGCCGGGATTGTCCGACTCGGCCGACGATTGCGTGTTCCCAAACGTCTCGGTCGAAACCGAATACGGGTCCAAGATAAAGACCAAAGCTCGCGTGCCGTTAATGACCGGAGCACTTGGGTCAACGATTATTGCCGCGAAGTATTGGGAATCGTTCGCAACGGGTGCCGCTCTGGTGGGCTTTCCGATCGTGGTTGGAGAAAACGTTGTTGGTGTCGACCGACAATCCGTCATCGAAAAGGGATGCGTCAAGAAAGCCCCCGAACTTGATCGCCGCATTGACACCTTCCTGCGCTACTACGATGGCTTTGGAGCCGTCATTGTTCAGTTGAACGTGGAAGATACTCGTAACGGCGTTGCGGAATATGTCGTGGACAAGTATGGCGATAAAGTCACGATCGAACTGAAGTGGGGACAGGGCGCAAAGAACATTGGCGGCGAGATCCAAGTCAGCACGTACGACTACGCGATGTTCCTGAAAGAACGTGGGTATGTGGTTGACCCCGATCCGTCGCTACCGGAAGTGAAGGATGCGTTTGATCGAAATGCCATCCGCGCGTTTGCTCGTCACAGTCGGCTCGGCTACACCGATCTTCGAAGCGAAGCCGCGGTGCATGAGAACTTCATGCAATCGGTTGACTACCTGCGTGGTCTTGGATATGAGCGGATTACGTTGAAGACCGGATCGTACGGCATGGAAGGCCTGGCAATGGCGATCAAGTATGCCAGCGAAACGAACCTGGATTTGTTAACGATCGATGGCAGCGGCGGTGGAACGGGAATGAGTCCCTGGAACATGATGGAAACCTGGGGCGTGCCCTCGGTGTTGCTACATGCGAAAGCAAATCAGTATGGACAAATCTTGGCCAATGCCGGGAAGAACGTCGTCGACATGGCGTTCGCAGGCGGGTTGGCTCGTGAAGATCATCTCTTCAAAGCCTTGGCCCTCGGCGCACCCTTTACGAAGTTAATCTGCATGGGGCGTGCTTTGATGATCCCTGGATTTGTTGGCTCGAACGTCGAAGGTGTGTTGAAGGGCGAAGAGGGGGAAGCGATTGTTGATGGCGAATTGGTCCGCCGTGATACGGTTCATGGCACATGGGATAAATTGCCTGCGACGGTGCGAGAGATTGGACACTCAGCGGATGAAATTTTTGCTGGTTACCATGAAGTGCAAAATCGGTTAGGCAAAGACGAGATGAAGAACGTGCCCTACGGTGCGATAGCGATCTGGACGTTGGCTGATAAATTGGCCGCAGGCCTGCAGCAGTTGATGGCCGGTGCAAGAAAATTCTCGCTTTCTCAAGTCGACCGCAGCGACATCGTTGCGGCGAACCGCGAAACGGAAGAGGAGACCGGCATTGCGTTCATCACCGACGTCGATGACGACAAGGCTCGGCAGTTGTTGATGTCTTAA
- a CDS encoding porin has product MTRIACVGVIAAMVFTLLTANAAAACNVCRELGSTPDVGCSGCDTTGPCDAIEMPCDGLCCQASGCAAAEPWSMPQPCFLQQSGFKVGGWLQQGFTSNASNPEDGFNGPLGTNDWDDRYQLNQFWLWLHRPADNGGNGWAWGGHLDMTYGTDFRFGVNHGLEDRINGANQDYGLVIPQGYLEVAYNDLSVKFGHMAAILDYESVPAVANPFYSHSYSYAYTVPQLVTGFLADYQLTDQLSVQAGLHRGWFMFEDLNDSWDFMGGIKWESLDKKSSIAWACNFGPQDPGMTPDWNGIPGDQDRFVYSLVYQRQLTKKLRYVGVHNLGIEQNTPVNLGDHAEWYGLNQYLLYTINPRWSSNLRFEVIRDDDGMKIAGPGNYPALAINANDGFGYVGDFYELTYGLTYIPHPNLRIRPEVRWDYFDLGGPLGPKGLPFDSGDKDDQFTFAVDAVLTF; this is encoded by the coding sequence ATGACGCGAATCGCCTGCGTGGGAGTGATTGCGGCAATGGTGTTCACTCTTCTAACGGCAAATGCGGCAGCAGCCTGCAATGTGTGTCGCGAGCTGGGATCGACCCCCGATGTCGGCTGCAGTGGTTGCGATACGACGGGCCCTTGCGATGCGATAGAAATGCCATGTGACGGCTTGTGCTGCCAAGCATCTGGCTGTGCAGCGGCCGAGCCATGGAGCATGCCACAACCTTGTTTTCTGCAGCAGTCCGGTTTCAAAGTTGGCGGTTGGTTGCAACAGGGGTTTACGTCCAACGCCAGCAACCCCGAAGACGGATTCAACGGTCCTTTGGGAACCAACGACTGGGACGATCGGTATCAACTGAATCAGTTCTGGCTCTGGCTCCATCGGCCGGCTGATAATGGCGGCAACGGTTGGGCATGGGGCGGTCATCTTGACATGACCTATGGCACGGATTTCCGTTTCGGAGTCAATCACGGTTTGGAGGACCGCATCAACGGTGCCAACCAGGACTACGGATTGGTCATTCCGCAGGGATACCTTGAGGTTGCCTACAACGATCTGTCGGTCAAGTTTGGGCACATGGCAGCGATTCTTGATTACGAATCCGTCCCAGCGGTTGCCAATCCGTTCTATTCTCACTCTTACTCTTACGCCTACACGGTTCCGCAATTGGTCACCGGTTTCTTGGCGGACTATCAGCTGACCGATCAGCTTTCCGTTCAAGCCGGATTACATCGCGGTTGGTTTATGTTTGAGGACTTGAACGACTCTTGGGACTTCATGGGGGGGATCAAGTGGGAGAGTCTCGATAAAAAGAGCTCGATCGCTTGGGCATGTAATTTTGGGCCACAGGATCCCGGCATGACACCAGATTGGAATGGGATCCCCGGTGACCAGGACCGTTTTGTTTACAGTTTGGTTTATCAGCGCCAGCTGACCAAGAAATTGCGCTACGTGGGTGTCCATAACTTGGGGATCGAACAAAACACGCCCGTTAACCTTGGCGATCACGCGGAGTGGTACGGATTGAATCAGTACCTCCTTTACACGATCAATCCTCGATGGTCGTCCAATCTACGGTTCGAAGTCATTCGCGACGACGATGGCATGAAGATCGCGGGTCCAGGCAACTACCCCGCTCTTGCAATCAACGCCAACGATGGTTTCGGCTATGTCGGTGACTTCTACGAGTTGACCTATGGCTTGACTTACATACCACATCCCAACCTACGGATCCGCCCCGAGGTCCGGTGGGACTACTTTGACTTGGGCGGGCCGCTGGGCCCAAAGGGTCTTCCCTTTGACTCAGGCGACAAGGACGATCAGTTCACCTTTGCGGTCGACGCCGTGTTGACCTTCTAG
- the ylqF gene encoding ribosome biogenesis GTPase YlqF, translating to MPIQWFPGHMHKARLEIQAMLPKVDVVIEILDARIPYSSENPMLAELRGNKPCLKVLAKSDLADETMTATWQAHFEATAGVRAHAVTTEDVPTIRQLKLIAARMVPHREGKTMNAMIVGIPNVGKSTILNYLAGRKIAKTGNTPAITKQQQRVNIGDGITLLDTPGMLWPNVHNVNSGYRLALIGSIKETAIDYADIGFFGVRYMLTHYPERLRERYDLDSLPETELETIEAIGRKRGCLGKNNQVDIDRASRILVTELRSGGLGRLTLETPEIMEHEKARTAAEIAEKAEQATQKDAKRKKRFRDQQRAKRKSREMN from the coding sequence ATGCCAATCCAGTGGTTCCCGGGCCACATGCACAAAGCTCGGCTTGAAATCCAGGCAATGCTTCCCAAGGTGGACGTGGTCATCGAAATCCTGGACGCGAGGATTCCCTATTCAAGCGAGAATCCAATGCTCGCCGAATTGCGGGGAAACAAACCCTGCTTAAAGGTTTTGGCGAAAAGCGATCTTGCGGACGAGACCATGACCGCGACTTGGCAAGCCCACTTCGAGGCAACCGCTGGCGTCCGCGCCCATGCGGTCACCACCGAAGACGTTCCCACGATACGACAACTGAAATTGATCGCTGCCAGAATGGTGCCGCACCGAGAGGGCAAGACGATGAACGCCATGATCGTTGGCATTCCTAACGTCGGCAAATCGACAATCCTTAATTATCTGGCGGGGCGCAAAATTGCCAAAACGGGCAACACTCCGGCGATCACCAAGCAACAACAACGAGTCAATATTGGCGACGGCATCACGCTGCTGGACACGCCCGGCATGCTCTGGCCCAACGTCCACAACGTGAATAGCGGATACCGCCTAGCCTTAATCGGTTCCATCAAAGAAACGGCCATCGACTATGCCGATATCGGTTTCTTTGGCGTTCGCTACATGCTAACGCATTATCCAGAACGACTGAGGGAACGCTACGATTTGGATTCGCTGCCCGAGACCGAGTTGGAGACGATCGAAGCAATCGGACGAAAGCGAGGATGTCTCGGCAAGAACAACCAGGTTGATATCGATCGCGCTTCGCGGATTCTTGTCACGGAACTGCGCTCCGGCGGACTCGGACGGCTGACCCTCGAAACACCGGAAATCATGGAGCACGAGAAAGCACGCACGGCAGCCGAGATCGCCGAGAAGGCAGAGCAGGCCACTCAAAAAGATGCCAAGCGAAAAAAGCGATTTCGTGACCAGCAACGAGCGAAGCGAAAATCACGCGAGATGAACTGA
- a CDS encoding sugar isomerase domain-containing protein — protein MNRAPSLDRASASPAERYLSASENLLGIVQQQLPNISQAADWFAETILAGRMVHAFGSGHSRILIEELWPRYGSFPGFNPIVELSLTFHNLVVGANGQRQAMFLENVPGLAERILRNFDLSTQDTALVCSSSGCNVVPIEMAEQFKRRGVRVVAVVSQSHSDASATKHAGGLKLADVADLVLDTGAPAGDAMVHVDNLDTPVAPGSTIGGCLLINCMKAEVAARLSAAGQPPKVLSAGCTVGAERAVELFESAYDEHAHRLAKLYESVGPSI, from the coding sequence ATGAATCGAGCCCCTTCCCTAGATCGAGCTTCGGCCTCTCCTGCGGAACGCTATCTTTCGGCGAGCGAAAACTTGCTTGGGATTGTCCAGCAACAACTACCGAATATCTCTCAAGCAGCCGATTGGTTTGCGGAAACCATTCTTGCCGGACGGATGGTCCATGCGTTTGGCAGCGGCCACAGCCGGATCCTGATCGAAGAGCTCTGGCCTCGCTACGGATCGTTTCCGGGGTTCAACCCCATCGTCGAATTGTCATTGACGTTCCACAACTTAGTCGTCGGAGCCAACGGTCAACGGCAAGCGATGTTCTTAGAGAATGTGCCGGGATTGGCAGAGCGCATCTTGCGTAATTTCGATCTCTCGACGCAAGACACTGCGCTGGTCTGTAGCAGCAGCGGCTGCAACGTGGTGCCGATCGAAATGGCTGAGCAGTTCAAACGTCGCGGTGTCCGCGTGGTCGCGGTGGTTAGCCAATCGCATAGTGACGCGAGCGCGACCAAACACGCCGGCGGGTTGAAATTGGCGGACGTGGCCGATTTGGTGCTTGATACCGGGGCACCCGCTGGCGACGCGATGGTTCACGTCGACAACCTGGACACTCCGGTCGCACCGGGTTCGACCATCGGCGGGTGCTTGCTGATCAATTGCATGAAGGCGGAGGTGGCCGCCCGGTTGAGTGCTGCGGGGCAACCGCCCAAAGTGTTGTCCGCGGGTTGCACCGTCGGTGCCGAACGAGCGGTGGAACTTTTTGAGTCCGCCTACGACGAACACGCCCACCGCTTGGCAAAGTTGTACGAGTCCGTGGGCCCGTCGATCTGA
- a CDS encoding SDR family NAD(P)-dependent oxidoreductase: MRLANQTIVIIGGTGGIGRSASLACLQEGANLVVVGRQQQSIAAAQRCFDDHHVSDKVWVLDGDAAESATAEHAVQEAVRVFGRLDALYHVAGGSGRKFGDGPLHELTDEGIDFTLRLNLASVLYSNRAATKQFLAQGDGGSVVNLSSVLANHPSPRYFSTITYAATKAGIIGLTRSAASAYATNNIRFNVIAPGLVDTPMATRAVGNEAISEFACRKQPLDGGRVGKPTDMDGAAVFLLSNESKFVTGQVIEVDGGWSVTEGNLPE; encoded by the coding sequence ATGAGACTCGCGAATCAAACCATCGTTATCATCGGTGGTACCGGTGGCATTGGACGTTCCGCATCGCTGGCATGTCTGCAGGAAGGTGCAAACCTCGTCGTCGTGGGACGCCAGCAACAATCGATCGCCGCGGCGCAGCGCTGCTTCGATGACCATCATGTTTCCGATAAGGTTTGGGTCCTCGATGGGGATGCCGCAGAATCGGCGACGGCTGAGCATGCTGTGCAAGAAGCGGTTCGTGTTTTCGGCCGACTCGATGCTCTCTACCATGTCGCTGGTGGCAGCGGACGCAAGTTCGGCGATGGGCCGCTACACGAGTTGACCGATGAGGGAATTGACTTCACCCTGCGGCTCAACTTGGCAAGTGTCCTGTATTCCAACCGCGCTGCGACCAAGCAGTTTCTCGCCCAAGGAGATGGCGGTTCGGTGGTGAACCTATCAAGCGTATTGGCCAACCATCCTTCGCCACGATACTTCAGCACGATCACCTACGCGGCCACCAAGGCTGGCATCATCGGGCTGACCCGCTCGGCGGCATCGGCATACGCGACGAACAACATTCGATTCAATGTCATTGCTCCTGGTTTGGTGGACACTCCGATGGCGACCCGAGCCGTCGGAAACGAAGCCATCTCGGAATTTGCTTGCCGCAAACAGCCACTCGACGGTGGCCGCGTCGGCAAGCCAACCGACATGGATGGGGCAGCCGTTTTTTTACTATCCAACGAATCCAAGTTTGTCACAGGGCAAGTCATCGAGGTCGATGGCGGTTGGTCTGTGACCGAAGGAAACCTTCCTGAGTAA